The following coding sequences lie in one Treponema sp. OMZ 790 genomic window:
- a CDS encoding diguanylate cyclase: MHKVYKKIIVLFFTLFTFNLLADEDIFVFYSQPSSIASKFVTGISQDSYGRIWFGTKEGLACYDGIKYKNYEYIPFSENSIQSSQIQCLYKDTLKGKNGSDVFWLGTFDGVEMFNVDTETFTHFDITNSVVCCFLRDSEGRLWAGTLNGLYILDEEKGTAVKFSTTSSFYIGNNSIRNLYQDSKGVIYACTYGGLWEYDEDIRCFKISSLLDDKKLCNNVTVYNILEDAGKYWVSVWGTGLFLIDPEKNTKKSFSFSNNKIYCMSNDFRNNILLIGTWGGGFIGFDKNSYTYTEYTSNQRSYNLSNDFIFSIFVDNYGSLWLGTNGGGVNIYDTKRMWSKLILPHENKINGRENAVSDLKTDKDGNLWIGLLSNGITHYNFKTGKKKNYFYSQYGQAKVISNSVFKFFIDKNNDIWAGTDKGLCKYNKRADAFLPVALYNNNVSETGEKIIYSITGDESGNLWIGTYEGGLIKFSPSSGIIKKYKNDPQNPHSLSSNLVLTLKTDSLKNLWIGTNKGLAKYMPETDDFIIYRYNIKNKEGISSDKITSFFQDSSGKIWIGTNDGGLNIFDPITKKITKYTVIEGLPANRITGVTDMDDGSVCVTSAKGMTVFNRDNEIIYSYTFYNHERRFTTEPIKIGNSCFVGTQEGVLGVDLEYLVSFKKQEIPVKIRTIGINGNKTSTFKMDMEERFSFKHSENNISFEFASMDLSPLSRPYYVFMLEGFDKTWVNGNLKNYVQYTNLDPGYYTFRVKDISNPYPEPASFSFVIERPFWLSAPMIAAYIVSFVCLAVLICRLRQLFQYKVANKKLQEEQKDLISANEQLTVLSTIDQLTGVGNRRQLDTAGKDFWRKGLDNKQKMSLIMIDIDFFKQYNDLYGHQAGDHVLRSVAQTLKQNLRAKYDFVGRYGGEEFLVLLYNSSSAETMKIAEKLRIEVKNLKIEHSAAKDKVLTISLGIYTAVPVNELSYETMLSYADAALYKAKQSGRDCCKMYTE, encoded by the coding sequence ATGCACAAAGTGTATAAAAAAATAATTGTTTTATTTTTTACTCTTTTTACTTTTAACTTGCTTGCAGATGAAGACATTTTTGTTTTTTATTCGCAGCCTTCTTCAATTGCGTCCAAATTTGTTACGGGTATTTCGCAAGATTCTTACGGCCGAATTTGGTTCGGAACAAAAGAAGGGCTTGCCTGTTATGACGGGATTAAATATAAAAATTATGAGTATATTCCTTTTTCGGAAAATTCGATTCAGTCCTCGCAAATTCAATGTCTATATAAGGATACTTTAAAAGGCAAAAACGGAAGTGACGTATTTTGGTTGGGAACTTTTGACGGTGTTGAAATGTTTAATGTCGATACGGAAACTTTTACCCATTTCGATATTACTAATTCGGTAGTTTGCTGTTTTTTGAGAGATTCGGAAGGACGTTTGTGGGCCGGTACATTAAACGGGCTTTATATTTTAGATGAAGAAAAAGGCACGGCCGTAAAATTTTCTACAACCTCATCTTTTTATATCGGGAACAACAGCATAAGAAATTTGTATCAGGATTCAAAGGGAGTAATTTATGCCTGTACCTACGGCGGATTGTGGGAGTATGATGAAGACATAAGATGTTTTAAAATTTCTTCCTTGCTTGATGATAAAAAATTGTGCAATAATGTAACCGTTTATAATATTTTGGAGGATGCCGGAAAGTATTGGGTCTCGGTATGGGGGACGGGACTTTTTCTTATCGATCCCGAAAAAAATACAAAGAAATCTTTTTCTTTTTCGAATAATAAAATTTATTGCATGTCAAACGATTTTCGCAATAATATTTTACTCATAGGTACATGGGGCGGGGGCTTTATCGGCTTTGATAAGAATTCATACACGTATACCGAATATACTTCAAATCAACGCTCTTATAATCTTTCAAACGATTTTATTTTTTCCATATTTGTAGATAACTACGGTTCTCTTTGGCTTGGTACAAACGGAGGGGGCGTAAACATTTACGATACCAAACGTATGTGGTCAAAGTTGATTTTACCGCATGAAAATAAAATTAACGGCCGAGAGAATGCCGTTTCCGATTTAAAAACCGATAAAGACGGAAACTTATGGATAGGACTTTTAAGTAACGGTATAACTCATTATAATTTTAAAACAGGAAAAAAGAAAAACTATTTTTATTCCCAATACGGTCAAGCAAAAGTGATTTCAAATTCCGTATTTAAATTTTTTATCGACAAAAATAACGATATCTGGGCAGGTACCGATAAGGGTTTGTGTAAGTACAATAAGAGAGCTGATGCCTTTTTGCCCGTTGCTTTATATAATAATAATGTTTCCGAGACAGGCGAAAAAATAATATACAGTATAACGGGAGATGAAAGCGGCAACTTGTGGATAGGAACCTATGAAGGTGGGCTCATTAAATTTTCTCCTTCATCAGGAATAATAAAAAAATATAAAAACGATCCTCAAAATCCTCACAGCTTAAGTAGCAATCTAGTTCTTACTCTTAAAACGGATTCTTTAAAAAACCTTTGGATAGGCACAAACAAAGGTCTTGCCAAGTACATGCCTGAAACAGATGATTTTATTATATATCGTTACAATATAAAAAATAAAGAGGGAATCTCATCGGATAAGATTACATCTTTTTTCCAAGATTCTTCAGGAAAAATTTGGATAGGAACAAATGACGGCGGTTTAAATATTTTTGACCCTATCACAAAAAAAATTACAAAATATACCGTAATTGAAGGTTTACCTGCAAACAGGATTACCGGGGTTACGGATATGGATGACGGCTCCGTATGCGTAACATCAGCTAAAGGAATGACTGTTTTTAATCGAGATAATGAAATTATATACAGCTATACTTTTTATAACCATGAAAGGCGTTTTACTACTGAACCTATTAAAATCGGTAATTCATGTTTTGTAGGTACACAAGAAGGTGTTTTAGGTGTCGACCTCGAGTATTTAGTATCTTTTAAAAAACAGGAAATTCCGGTCAAGATAAGAACTATAGGAATAAACGGAAATAAAACATCTACTTTTAAAATGGATATGGAAGAACGTTTTAGTTTTAAGCATTCCGAAAATAATATCAGCTTTGAGTTTGCCTCCATGGATTTATCTCCCCTTTCCCGGCCTTATTATGTTTTTATGCTTGAAGGATTTGATAAAACTTGGGTAAACGGTAATTTAAAAAATTATGTTCAATACACCAATCTTGATCCCGGATACTATACCTTTAGGGTAAAAGATATATCCAATCCATATCCTGAACCGGCATCATTTTCATTTGTTATCGAAAGACCTTTTTGGTTGTCTGCTCCGATGATAGCGGCCTATATTGTTAGTTTTGTATGCTTGGCTGTTTTGATTTGCAGGCTTCGTCAGCTTTTTCAGTATAAAGTTGCAAATAAAAAACTTCAAGAAGAACAAAAAGATCTTATATCGGCAAATGAACAGCTTACGGTATTATCCACAATAGATCAGCTGACGGGGGTCGGTAACAGAAGACAGCTGGATACGGCAGGTAAAGATTTTTGGCGCAAGGGTTTGGACAATAAACAGAAGATGTCCCTCATAATGATAGATATAGATTTTTTTAAACAATACAATGATTTATACGGACATCAAGCAGGCGATCATGTTTTGCGCAGTGTCGCTCAAACCTTAAAACAAAATCTTAGGGCTAAATATGATTTTGTCGGAAGATACGGCGGAGAAGAATTCTTAGTCTTGCTATACAACAGTTCTTCTGCCGAAACAATGAAGATAGCCGAAAAATTGCGGATTGAAGTCAAAAATTTAAAAATTGAACACTCAGCCGCTAAGGATAAAGTCCTTACAATAAGTTTAGGTATATACACTGCTGTTCCGGTAAATGAGCTTTCGTATGAGACTATGCTTTCCTATGCAGATGCGGCTCTTTATAAGGCCAAGCAAAGCGGAAGAGATTGCTGCAAAATGTATACCGAGTAG
- a CDS encoding adenine phosphoribosyltransferase, with product MKDKIIDAAIRRVPDFPKKGILFYDITGILVNPKVFSYCLDKMTEMYKDEKIDAVAAIEARGFIFAAPFAYKMGIPLILIRKKGKLPGETYSASYNLEYGQAAVEVHKTDVVKGQKVLLLDDLIATGGTLNAARKILEEGGAEVSGFCGVVGLPFLNYNKVLKDLPVKTLIEYESEEI from the coding sequence ATGAAAGATAAGATAATCGACGCCGCTATTAGGCGTGTTCCCGATTTCCCCAAAAAGGGAATCCTTTTTTATGATATTACGGGTATTTTGGTAAATCCTAAAGTTTTCAGTTATTGTCTTGATAAGATGACCGAAATGTATAAGGATGAAAAAATAGACGCAGTTGCCGCTATAGAAGCAAGAGGCTTTATCTTTGCTGCTCCTTTTGCCTACAAGATGGGAATTCCTCTTATTTTAATACGCAAAAAAGGAAAACTCCCGGGAGAAACTTACTCGGCTTCTTACAACCTTGAGTATGGACAGGCTGCTGTTGAAGTTCATAAAACCGATGTGGTAAAAGGTCAAAAAGTTCTTCTTTTAGATGACTTGATTGCTACAGGCGGAACTCTAAATGCTGCCAGAAAGATATTGGAAGAAGGCGGAGCTGAAGTTTCAGGCTTTTGCGGCGTTGTCGGCTTACCGTTTTTAAACTACAACAAGGTTCTAAAAGATTTGCCCGTAAAGACTCTCATAGAATATGAGAGCGAAGAAATTTAA
- a CDS encoding V-type ATP synthase subunit A produces MTKTRGKVVGINGNMISVAFEGLVTLNEVGYVEVGSKKLKSEVIRIRGEIAQLQVFEITKGIKVGDTVEFTDDLLSVELGPGLLGQVYDGLQNPLPELAEQAGYFLERGIYLNALSRTAKWHFTPSAKEGDSLKRADILGTVPEGSFTHRIMIPFNMYGSYKLKSIKPEGDYTVDDTIAEVTDERGNVIPLTMSFKWPVKRPIDCYAERLKPTETLVTKMRTMDTFFPVAKGGTYCIPGPFGAGKTVLQHATSRNADVDIVIIAACGERAGEVVETLTEFPELKDPKTGRTLMERTIIICNTSSMPVAAREASVYTGVTLAEYYRQMGLDVLLLADSTSRWAQALREMSGRLEEIPGEEAFPAYLESYIAAFYERAGIVRLSDGSKGSVTIGGTVSPAGGNFEEPVTQATLKVVGAFHGLSRERSDARKYPAIHPLDSWSKYPSVLPSEQVRYGRSFLRRGTEVEQMMKVVGEEGTSIEDFIIYLKGDLLDAVYLQQNSFDKVDDAVSVERQQHIYNILVEILGSSFKFISKDEARSYFSKLKLMFIDYNYSPWGSDAFKSHEDGIKKLIAEKADSLDESAKKLLKQAV; encoded by the coding sequence ATGACTAAAACAAGAGGAAAGGTAGTCGGTATTAACGGTAACATGATAAGCGTTGCTTTTGAAGGCTTAGTTACCCTTAATGAAGTAGGCTATGTTGAGGTTGGTTCAAAAAAACTAAAAAGCGAGGTAATTCGAATTCGCGGTGAAATAGCTCAGCTTCAAGTATTTGAAATTACAAAGGGAATAAAAGTAGGAGACACCGTAGAATTTACTGATGATCTCCTTTCCGTCGAGTTAGGTCCCGGCCTTTTAGGTCAGGTTTATGACGGACTGCAAAACCCTTTACCTGAACTGGCCGAACAAGCAGGTTATTTTTTGGAACGGGGTATCTACTTAAACGCTCTTTCAAGAACCGCGAAATGGCATTTTACTCCCTCTGCGAAAGAAGGCGATTCTTTAAAACGTGCAGACATTTTAGGAACCGTACCTGAGGGCAGCTTTACCCACCGTATCATGATTCCTTTTAACATGTATGGCTCTTATAAATTAAAATCTATAAAACCTGAAGGGGATTATACCGTAGATGACACAATAGCTGAGGTTACGGACGAAAGAGGAAATGTAATTCCTCTTACCATGAGCTTTAAGTGGCCCGTAAAACGCCCGATTGACTGCTATGCAGAACGCTTAAAACCTACCGAAACCTTGGTTACAAAGATGAGAACAATGGATACATTCTTCCCTGTTGCTAAGGGCGGAACCTATTGTATTCCCGGTCCCTTCGGTGCAGGAAAAACCGTTTTGCAGCATGCTACCAGCCGAAATGCCGATGTCGATATTGTTATCATCGCAGCCTGCGGTGAGCGTGCAGGTGAGGTTGTAGAAACCCTTACGGAATTCCCTGAGCTTAAAGATCCCAAAACGGGCCGAACCCTTATGGAAAGAACGATAATTATCTGTAACACTTCTTCAATGCCTGTTGCAGCCCGTGAAGCTTCAGTTTATACCGGTGTAACCCTCGCAGAATACTACCGCCAAATGGGCTTGGACGTTCTTCTTCTTGCAGACTCTACAAGCCGATGGGCTCAGGCTCTTCGCGAAATGTCGGGCCGCTTGGAAGAAATTCCCGGTGAAGAAGCCTTCCCTGCCTATCTTGAATCCTACATTGCAGCCTTCTACGAAAGGGCTGGTATTGTCCGCTTAAGCGACGGCTCAAAGGGTTCCGTTACAATCGGAGGCACCGTGTCTCCTGCGGGCGGTAACTTTGAAGAGCCTGTAACTCAGGCCACTCTAAAAGTTGTAGGCGCCTTCCATGGTCTTTCACGGGAAAGATCCGATGCCCGAAAATACCCTGCCATTCACCCCCTAGATTCTTGGTCAAAGTATCCGAGCGTTCTTCCTTCAGAACAAGTCAGATACGGAAGAAGCTTTTTACGCCGAGGTACCGAGGTCGAACAGATGATGAAGGTTGTAGGTGAAGAAGGAACAAGTATCGAAGACTTTATCATTTACTTAAAAGGCGACTTACTTGATGCCGTTTACTTGCAGCAAAACTCCTTTGATAAGGTAGACGATGCAGTTTCGGTTGAGCGCCAGCAGCATATATATAATATCTTGGTTGAGATTTTAGGTTCTTCATTTAAATTTATTTCTAAGGATGAAGCCCGCTCTTATTTCAGCAAACTTAAACTTATGTTCATCGACTATAACTACTCGCCTTGGGGCTCGGATGCATTTAAATCCCATGAAGACGGAATTAAAAAGCTCATCGCCGAAAAAGCGGATAGCTTAGATGAAAGCGCAAAAAAATTATTGAAGCAGGCGGTGTAA
- a CDS encoding V-type ATP synthase subunit B, which translates to MKKVYSKIESINGSVITVKADGVSYGELAEVQTRFGASLAEVNKLDGDLVSLQVFAGGRGVSTGDEVRFLGKEMQVSYSEDLLGRIFNGSGDPRDSGPALKDNMIPIGGPSVNPSKRILANRMIRTGIPMIDVFNTLVVSQKLPIFSSSGEPYNELLARIAMQAEVDVIILGGMGLKYDDYLYFKDTLEEAGALSRTAMFVHTAADPTVECLMIPDMCLAVAEKFAIAGKDVLVLLTDMTNFADAMKEIAIIQEQVPSNRGYPGDLYSQLAARYEKAVDFADAGSVTVLAVTTMPGDDVTHPVPDNTGYITEGQFYLKNGRIEPFGSLSRLKQNVNGKTRDDHRALMDNMIKLYASYKDTLEKKSMGFMMSEWDEKLLKYGAKFESGMMDLSVNIPLEDALSLGWKILAECFTREETGIKSDLVNKYWPAN; encoded by the coding sequence ATGAAAAAGGTATATAGTAAAATAGAATCGATTAACGGTTCGGTTATTACGGTTAAGGCCGACGGAGTTTCATACGGAGAATTGGCTGAAGTTCAAACCCGCTTCGGAGCCTCCCTTGCAGAAGTCAATAAGCTTGACGGTGACTTGGTTTCGTTGCAGGTTTTTGCAGGAGGACGAGGTGTTTCGACCGGAGATGAGGTCCGCTTCTTAGGTAAGGAAATGCAGGTAAGCTATTCCGAAGATTTGCTCGGCCGAATATTTAACGGTTCAGGCGATCCGAGAGATTCAGGGCCTGCCTTAAAGGACAACATGATTCCTATAGGCGGTCCTTCGGTAAACCCATCAAAGCGTATTCTTGCAAACAGAATGATCAGAACGGGTATTCCGATGATCGACGTATTTAATACCTTGGTTGTTTCTCAAAAGCTGCCCATATTTTCAAGCTCCGGCGAGCCTTACAACGAGCTTTTAGCTCGAATAGCCATGCAGGCCGAGGTTGACGTAATTATCTTGGGCGGAATGGGATTAAAATATGACGATTATCTTTATTTTAAAGACACCCTTGAAGAAGCCGGTGCTTTAAGCCGAACAGCTATGTTCGTTCATACGGCAGCTGACCCGACTGTTGAATGTCTTATGATTCCGGATATGTGTCTTGCAGTTGCAGAAAAGTTCGCCATCGCAGGTAAGGATGTTTTGGTTCTTTTAACGGACATGACAAACTTTGCAGATGCAATGAAAGAAATAGCCATTATTCAGGAACAGGTTCCTTCAAACCGAGGTTACCCCGGAGACCTTTACAGCCAGCTTGCAGCCCGCTATGAAAAGGCTGTAGATTTTGCTGATGCAGGATCGGTTACGGTCTTGGCCGTTACAACAATGCCCGGAGACGACGTAACACACCCCGTTCCAGATAACACAGGTTATATTACCGAAGGCCAGTTCTATCTTAAAAACGGACGAATCGAGCCTTTCGGAAGTCTTTCACGATTAAAGCAAAACGTAAACGGTAAAACAAGGGACGACCACCGTGCGCTTATGGACAATATGATTAAGCTCTATGCTTCATATAAGGACACTCTGGAGAAAAAATCTATGGGCTTTATGATGAGCGAATGGGACGAAAAACTCTTAAAATACGGTGCAAAATTCGAATCGGGAATGATGGACTTGTCCGTAAACATTCCGCTTGAAGACGCCCTCAGCTTAGGCTGGAAGATTCTTGCCGAATGCTTTACCCGTGAAGAAACCGGTATTAAATCCGACTTGGTAAATAAGTACTGGCCGGCAAACTAA
- a CDS encoding V-type ATP synthase subunit D: MAIKLTKNELKNQKESLKMYRRYLPTLQLKKQQLQTEIRTIEARAKEVRLHRDALNQEFEDWVAVFGEQNVFKPSMVKIKEILTSTGNIAGVSIPVFSGAEFERAKYDLYKTPLWVDTAAEKMQEVLSLDLEAKVLDEQVRLLNSELRTTTQRVNLFEKVKIPETRANIKKITVYLGDQQVAAVVRGKISKKNLEKVHDKDEAL, encoded by the coding sequence ATGGCAATAAAACTGACGAAGAATGAGCTTAAGAATCAAAAAGAATCTTTAAAAATGTATAGAAGATACTTGCCGACTCTTCAGCTTAAAAAACAGCAGCTTCAAACCGAAATCCGCACCATCGAAGCCCGGGCTAAAGAGGTCAGGCTTCACAGGGATGCCCTCAATCAGGAATTCGAAGACTGGGTAGCGGTATTCGGTGAGCAAAATGTTTTTAAACCCTCCATGGTTAAGATAAAAGAGATTCTCACCTCAACCGGAAATATTGCGGGGGTGAGCATCCCTGTTTTTTCCGGTGCGGAATTTGAACGTGCTAAATATGATCTTTATAAGACGCCCCTTTGGGTTGATACGGCTGCAGAAAAAATGCAGGAAGTTTTGAGCTTAGACCTTGAAGCAAAGGTGCTTGATGAACAGGTGCGCCTTTTAAATTCCGAGCTTAGAACTACCACTCAGCGCGTAAACCTCTTTGAAAAGGTTAAGATACCCGAAACGAGGGCAAACATAAAGAAGATAACGGTTTATTTGGGGGATCAGCAGGTTGCAGCTGTTGTTCGCGGTAAAATTTCTAAAAAGAACCTTGAAAAGGTTCATGATAAGGATGAGGCTCTATGA
- a CDS encoding V-type ATPase 116kDa subunit family protein: protein MIVPMKKLTLLVLKKEQRHALKNLRKLGLLHIEDRPANGTLINELRSEKNDITLAISLLTEYLPKKEKKGVTPPSLLSEEDTLTFVDSVLSLTSSYKSNMEEAARLTGEIASYADWGEINTADFTFLAERSIYLFPASTSVKTYSSLPEDIKTILVGHGKTGVRFLIRSETNALPADLPQDIIPLKLPETSVKALKERLKSLQAKISSYKQEMTKMSAYLNSLHALDEVVSKKLQFEIVHDGMQTIDFGDQDDDERVQLVWLTGYIPCEDEAKLISLAKENSWAYLSQDPEEEDPVPTKIKRNKIVNLISPLIDFLGTVPGYTEPDISLWFLLFFGIFFAMIFGDAGYGAVLFVISIILILKTKAKKQKVPTAFYMFGYLGLMTIIWGTLVCNWFGMSTEIVPPFLKNLAVPAIANFTPEDVRNQNQILLCFTLGLTQLMIAHVVSLFRNIKSPKFLADVGSLSMLGGMYFVVLNLVVDSQKYAINNAVLLAIGAGFALNFIFVNYSKGIGQAIVESLKNIINMLLGVVNVFADIMSYIRLWAVGLAGGAISATVNEMAGPALGGFIIFAGVLLLLFGHGLNYIMNVLSVIVHGVRLNTLEFSNHVGLTWSGFKYEPFNE from the coding sequence ATGATTGTACCGATGAAAAAACTAACCCTTTTAGTCTTAAAAAAAGAGCAGCGTCATGCCTTAAAGAATTTAAGAAAATTAGGGCTTTTACATATTGAAGACCGTCCTGCAAACGGCACCTTGATAAATGAGTTAAGATCCGAAAAAAATGACATAACTCTTGCTATTAGTCTTTTAACGGAATATCTTCCCAAAAAAGAGAAAAAAGGCGTAACGCCCCCCTCTCTTTTAAGTGAAGAAGATACTCTTACATTTGTCGATTCGGTACTGTCTCTTACATCTTCTTATAAGAGCAATATGGAAGAAGCTGCAAGATTGACAGGTGAAATCGCTTCTTATGCAGACTGGGGAGAAATAAATACTGCCGATTTTACTTTTTTGGCAGAGAGGAGCATATATCTTTTCCCTGCAAGTACTTCGGTAAAGACTTATTCTTCACTTCCGGAAGATATTAAAACTATTTTGGTAGGACATGGGAAAACCGGTGTGAGGTTTTTAATCCGGAGCGAAACAAATGCTCTGCCTGCGGATTTACCTCAGGATATTATTCCTTTAAAACTTCCTGAAACTTCCGTTAAGGCCTTAAAAGAGAGGTTAAAGAGCTTACAGGCAAAAATCTCTTCCTATAAACAGGAAATGACAAAGATGTCGGCATACTTAAATTCTCTCCATGCCTTGGATGAGGTTGTAAGCAAAAAGCTTCAATTTGAAATAGTTCATGACGGTATGCAGACAATAGATTTCGGGGATCAAGATGATGATGAAAGAGTTCAGCTCGTTTGGCTTACAGGATATATTCCCTGCGAAGATGAGGCCAAACTTATTTCTCTTGCAAAAGAAAATTCTTGGGCCTATCTTTCTCAAGACCCTGAAGAAGAAGATCCTGTTCCGACAAAGATAAAGCGAAATAAGATTGTAAATCTGATTTCTCCCTTAATCGACTTTTTGGGTACTGTTCCGGGATATACGGAGCCGGATATATCTCTTTGGTTCCTGCTCTTTTTCGGAATTTTCTTTGCAATGATATTCGGGGATGCCGGTTATGGTGCCGTTTTGTTCGTAATTTCAATTATTTTGATATTAAAAACAAAGGCAAAAAAACAAAAAGTGCCTACGGCTTTTTATATGTTCGGCTATTTAGGTTTGATGACAATTATCTGGGGTACCCTGGTTTGTAACTGGTTCGGTATGTCTACCGAAATTGTACCGCCTTTTCTTAAAAACTTGGCTGTTCCGGCTATTGCAAACTTTACCCCTGAGGATGTACGCAATCAAAACCAGATTTTGCTTTGCTTTACTCTAGGCTTAACCCAGCTGATGATAGCCCATGTAGTAAGCTTATTTAGGAATATTAAGTCCCCTAAATTTCTTGCCGATGTAGGTTCTCTTTCGATGCTCGGCGGAATGTATTTTGTGGTTTTAAACCTTGTTGTAGATTCCCAAAAGTATGCAATAAATAATGCCGTGCTTCTTGCGATCGGTGCGGGTTTTGCTTTAAACTTTATCTTTGTAAACTATTCTAAAGGAATAGGGCAGGCTATTGTTGAAAGCTTAAAAAACATTATCAATATGCTTTTGGGCGTAGTAAACGTATTTGCAGATATTATGAGCTACATAAGACTTTGGGCTGTAGGTCTTGCCGGAGGCGCTATAAGTGCAACCGTAAATGAGATGGCAGGCCCTGCCTTAGGAGGCTTTATAATCTTTGCAGGTGTCTTACTTTTATTGTTCGGACACGGTCTTAACTATATTATGAACGTGCTTTCCGTTATAGTCCACGGTGTTCGATTGAATACCTTGGAATTCTCTAATCATGTAGGCTTGACTTGGTCGGGCTTTAAATATGAACCCTTTAACGAATAA
- a CDS encoding V-type ATP synthase subunit K (produces ATP from ADP in the presence of a proton gradient across the membrane; the K subunit is a nonenzymatic component which binds the dimeric form by interacting with the G and E subunits), protein MTFGFFGAAAALGISAIGSAIGLAIAGQSTIGAWKRCYLNNKPAPFSLVAFAGAPLTQTLYGFLLMNRMLTSSQSDWFLLGLGLVCGVSIASSAIAQGKASASGSDAMAETGKGFVQYITIVGLCETVALFVMVFGMMKC, encoded by the coding sequence ATGACTTTTGGTTTTTTTGGTGCTGCTGCTGCGTTGGGTATTTCAGCTATCGGTTCTGCAATCGGTCTTGCCATTGCAGGTCAGTCAACAATCGGTGCATGGAAGCGCTGTTATTTAAATAACAAGCCCGCTCCCTTTAGTTTGGTCGCCTTTGCAGGTGCTCCTCTTACGCAGACTCTTTACGGATTTTTGCTTATGAACAGGATGCTTACTTCATCCCAGAGCGATTGGTTCTTATTGGGCTTAGGCCTTGTTTGCGGTGTTTCTATAGCATCGTCCGCTATTGCTCAGGGTAAGGCTTCTGCTTCAGGTTCCGATGCTATGGCTGAAACAGGAAAGGGCTTTGTACAGTACATTACTATCGTAGGTCTTTGCGAAACCGTTGCTCTTTTCGTAATGGTCTTCGGGATGATGAAATGCTAA
- the rpsF gene encoding 30S ribosomal protein S6: MRNYELMTVFPVEEDLYKPGIDALHSILADFGVQIKSEEPFGDRDLAYEIKKKTKGRYVLFNIEADPAKMIELDKRFKLITQMLTYLFVRLED, from the coding sequence ATGAGAAACTATGAACTTATGACGGTTTTTCCGGTTGAAGAGGATCTCTATAAACCGGGAATAGATGCTCTACATTCAATTCTGGCAGATTTCGGTGTTCAGATCAAGTCTGAAGAGCCTTTCGGCGATCGGGATTTAGCTTATGAAATCAAAAAGAAGACAAAGGGACGATATGTTCTTTTCAACATCGAAGCAGATCCTGCGAAGATGATTGAATTGGATAAACGTTTTAAGCTGATTACTCAGATGTTGACTTATCTTTTTGTCCGTTTAGAGGACTAA
- the ssb gene encoding single-stranded DNA-binding protein: MADINHVVLVGRLTRDAELKYTSSGIAVCNFAVAVNRRRKTGDDWSEEASFFDVVLWGRQGEALNQYLVKGKQVAIDGELRQNRWEQDGQTRSKVEIVANNIQLVGGSTGQGGQSQSAPQRQGSYQGGGNNQYNDGNQAPSAYQRRQEPSYDDYQPDMGNSDLDNIPF; the protein is encoded by the coding sequence ATGGCAGATATAAATCATGTAGTATTGGTGGGCCGCTTGACTCGAGATGCTGAGCTTAAATATACGTCTTCCGGTATTGCGGTTTGTAATTTTGCCGTGGCCGTCAATAGAAGACGAAAAACAGGCGATGACTGGAGCGAAGAAGCAAGTTTTTTTGACGTGGTTCTTTGGGGCCGGCAAGGTGAAGCCCTTAATCAATACCTTGTAAAAGGTAAACAGGTTGCTATTGACGGTGAGCTTAGGCAGAACCGTTGGGAACAGGACGGGCAAACCAGAAGCAAGGTTGAAATTGTTGCTAACAATATTCAGCTTGTAGGCGGCTCTACAGGTCAGGGCGGGCAATCACAGTCTGCACCTCAACGCCAAGGATCATATCAGGGCGGTGGAAATAATCAGTACAATGATGGAAATCAGGCACCTTCTGCTTATCAAAGACGGCAGGAGCCTTCTTATGATGACTACCAGCCGGATATGGGAAATTCAGATTTGGATAATATTCCATTTTAA
- the rpsR gene encoding 30S ribosomal protein S18: protein MEANMQENIREGEDKRKGRSFYRKKVCRFCTQKLKIDYKEPDALRRFITERGKILPRRITGTCAKHQRKLAVEIKRARAVALLPFVMNE, encoded by the coding sequence ATGGAAGCTAACATGCAGGAAAATATTCGCGAAGGCGAAGACAAAAGAAAGGGTAGATCTTTTTACCGCAAAAAGGTTTGCCGATTTTGTACACAAAAGTTAAAGATCGATTATAAAGAACCGGATGCTTTACGCCGCTTTATAACCGAACGCGGTAAGATTCTTCCCAGAAGAATTACCGGAACTTGCGCAAAACATCAGCGAAAACTTGCCGTTGAAATTAAACGGGCAAGAGCTGTTGCCTTGCTTCCTTTCGTTATGAACGAGTAG